A region of the Vigna radiata var. radiata cultivar VC1973A unplaced genomic scaffold, Vradiata_ver6 scaffold_268, whole genome shotgun sequence genome:
AAAtttatcatgtattttttttttttatattataagtgaataaatttatcacatttttgtaaaaataaaactatgcaAATGAACTAAAAAACACCTCTAAAGTATAAgctcaaatatataaaactatactCTAAAGCCAAAATTCCGTGCAAAGTATCTACGAGTTACGTAATATGATATCCATAACAATTAGACGGataaaaaacactaaaacaaattttaaatattttccttttattggTGCAAGTATTTTTAGTATGAATTATTTTGTAATCTTAATCGCAAGGAAGAGTATTCACGAATTTATTTGagagtgattttaatttttgttttggaaatCCTTATTTTTAAACAGAAACTATATACTTTCCATAGAAAAACATCTCAAAAACAATCTTAACTTATATCAAACATATcctaaataaattttcataatgtCAGACATTAATCTAGCTAAACGTCAGATATATTGAGTTTTGTATGCAACGGtagttgtgtttaatttattagaatTGAAAATATTGACCATTTGTggttatatatattaagatcaaaataactaaaagcctttaaattattcatattttattattagtattttgagTCTTCATTGACAATTTAACATGGAATAAATTAAAtggcaaattaaaaaaaaaaatctgaaagcaatttaattaatttggatcCTCCAAAGTGTCTCAGGTCTGAACTCAAAAGTAATCAAAACATATACAAAAGtcaatgtaaatataaataaaaaggtaaatttcccttatatttaaattttgaaattagtcTATAGTGGACACCCACAAATCCTTTCTAATAGGCATGTTACATCTTCCATTTACTTTCCAagcattttcttccattttttttttcaaccattTCCTAAGAAGAAGAAAGTCATATGATATTACAGAATATGCCAATACTTTCTAGGGACATTACTAATTATTTCAACTCCATTGCTAAGttgttacaaaatataaaattaataaaagagtaATGAATGCATTTGTTCTTCTGCTTCATCAATTCAATCATTTTcactaaagaaaaatacttaGGGAATCAACACCTGAGAATCCTGAACTGACCCCATCTTTGCTTCTTCCTAGTTGATCAGTTCAATCATACATTCTAACCAAAATTGAGCTGATGGGTACAGCCAGCCATTGATAGAAGCTGCAGAACACATATACTGCAAGTGCAAAAGCATATGTACATGGAGATTTCAGTAGCCAAAACTAGTCAAAATTCCTTGCCACTTTAAGGGGTTGCATAATTACAGGAAATTAGTTTTtctacttgtttttttttttttttggttttgatacTAGGAAGCAGCTACAAAAACATCATTTAACTAAACTCAAGCATGAATGACTTCTTAGTAGGATCTTCATTGGCAATATACGATTCTCTGCTTTACATGTTCATCCTTGGAACCTAAGCATGTGCAGGTAACTTTTCTGGTTGAGGAGAATGAGATTTTTGTGTTACATCCAAGGCTTTTGAGCTTTGTTCTTGAAGAACTTTACTTCCAGTAGCTTCTCGCTTCATGTTAACTAGTGCTGTAAAAGGAATATCTAGTATGTTAATTTCCATCTTGTTGAACATGAGGTTTGCAACTGCCCTGTCAACAATGTTGGTCTCTGATTCCATTGGTTTTTTGTCCACAGACCTGCAACATTTCAACCAAGGGTTTTCATCTTTTAAGTATTTAGTGGAAAGCCAGAACTGTATACTATTATGTGGACTTGTGTTGTGTTTAACACCACCAATATTCCTTGTCTCAAAGAGTTACAGAAGAATGAATTAGTATGCAAAAATTTGACTACAGAATAGAATTATCTTTGATTCATAATATTCCAATATGCAGAATATGCTCTTAAACAACGGTAAAACCATATTTAATGCCGAAAAAGAAGTATATAAGGAGTAAGAGTTCAATTTGTGATGAGTAGTTTCAGGCCAAACCAAGCAGAAGTTTATGCTATCATCCAAATCAACAAAGAGTAACTGTTTCAGCATCAAAAGAACATGACAGGCTTGCAACATAAGTATAACATGTACCTCATGGTTTCATTGTAAACTGAGTGTGGCATTTCTTGATGCATGTTAAGATCTCCATCCAAGTCCTCTACTGCATGCTGTTTTGTATTTTTGGCAAGGCGAAACAGGGCATCTCGGAAGCAGATTCGAGTCTTTTCTGTGAACTAATCATGATTGACAGGGAGAAAAAAGTTACCAACAAGTATTATTGCATGATAAATGCTAGTAATACACTTTTTTTCATCACACTATTTGTTATTTAGTGAAATCCACGAGTCTCACTAGATAGGGAGTGAGATTGCATTATTTAGTTTGGAATATAGACTTCAAGCAATAATAGAGTATGTTGAAAAATAGTGTGTTAGTAGCATTTCTTATTATTGCATTTAGTCATGCCAGTAACTTCAGTTCTCAGTCACAAACCTGTGCCACTAACATCTCAAAGCCCAGCAGTGTACATTCCTCAAGGGATAACTTCTCAGGCATGATCTTGTCTCCATTAGACTGCTCAGAAGGGTCCAAGATTTTGATCGCACGTGCctttaagagaaaaaagaaaaaaaaattacattacaCAGTACAGTAACCCTTCAATCTAGAATCTAAAAGGCACTTTGCAATTAGAATTTATATGCAAATTAGTTCTGTTAGTTTAAATGGTATGTCCAATCATGACTTACTTTATATCTCCATAAAATACTACACAAACAAGAAATACTAGTACACTACAGATATAGttacttctctttttttctgcCTTTCCATGATGTCAACTTCCTAAggttaaacaaaagaaattgttgGATAAAATGGTTTCTGCTAGAGTAAAAATTTGAGAAGCAATACTTAAAAGTACAGCAAAGTTTGTAAACATAAAAGTATCTCCACAATGCAGAAGTTAACATTGTTCAAAATTTAGATACACTTCCTAAACTCTGCTGGTACTTTCTCAAATCAGAAATAGAGTTTCACCTCAATATTAGTGtagtaaaaataagaattaaaggATTATGCAGATTGCCTGAGTGAACTTCAGTTCTGATTAGAGAACAAGGCCAAACACTTGGAAAACTGTATCCAAGTTTTGTCCATACCAATTGTAGTTTGTTGCATGCAATACATGTTACTGCATAACAATTGAGTTTAACAGCACATACATGACAATTTTGATATGATTACAACTTCTTCAATGACTAAATTTATGATTCGAAAACACCATTCAAGTACTAtacaaaaagtaattattacCTCTATATCCAGGCAATCCTTAGAGTCAGAGTTGCAAGGAACAAACCCTGAAGCTGCAACATCTTTCTGCACTGCATCTGATAAAGAAATAACTAATTAGTAACTTGTTCATCcatataatagatattttttaattacacacATTAAAACGTATTGATCACCGTTGGTGTTGCTGCTTTGGTTCTCATGATAAAGGAAAGATTTGTGAAGGTTTTCGACACAGGGAAAATCTTCAAGTACAGAATCCCTGCATTATTAGAAACATGTGAAGACTGTCAGACAAAATATGGTCTCATGAATTGGAATAACTTCATGCTTATGGTAAGCAAGTGAATATTGAATGTCTGTGTTGAGTTACAAAtgtaatgaaaaagtaaaaaaagaattttcattctagaattattaaagaaaatagagCCCTTACCATGCTATAACAGGTTCATTCTTATAGAGTTCTGGGAACAAATAAGTATGATAGTGTTAGTCTGTACTGGCTCTAATCATTATGATAAATATGGTGAAGTTTGCAATCAAAAAACACCAGAGAAATTCATTTTGTACTGGACTTGCTACAGTGCAAGAATGTTTGAGATGCTACATGATTTCATTATCATACAGGCATAAAACCAAGAATCTTAGTCCCAGAAGTTACGCTTGTACAAGAAAAAGTCATCCACATGTTCGAAAGTCGATAGGTCTTGAAGCTCGTATTTGGACTGACGATCACACGAGAGTGCTGTTTGTTGAAATTGCTCAGACAATCCTCCACACACACTTGAGCTGCAAGATTGATCTTTGTCTTGTAGATAAGGGTCAAACTCAATTTCATCTT
Encoded here:
- the LOC106755083 gene encoding protein LNK3 isoform X1, with the translated sequence MDWYYGCENGEFFLPKDQEDLLERYSSPGCWSEWGTKAPECLNSTEEYLTKNTEETEVEFNFIDKSFKDEIEFDPYLQDKDQSCSSSVCGGLSEQFQQTALSCDRQSKYELQDLSTFEHVDDFFLYKQLYKNEPVIAWDSVLEDFPCVENLHKSFLYHENQSSNTNDAVQKDVAASGFVPCNSDSKDCLDIEARAIKILDPSEQSNGDKIMPEKLSLEECTLLGFEMLVAQFTEKTRICFRDALFRLAKNTKQHAVEDLDGDLNMHQEMPHSVYNETMRSVDKKPMESETNIVDRAVANLMFNKMEINILDIPFTALVNMKREATGSKVLQEQSSKALDVTQKSHSPQPEKLPAHA
- the LOC106755083 gene encoding protein LNK3 isoform X2, which codes for MDWYYGCENGEFFLPKDQEDLLERYSSPGCWSEWGTKAPECLNSTEEYLTKNTEETEVEFNFIDKSFKDEIEFDPYLQDKDQSCSSSVCGGLSEQFQQTALSCDRQSKYELQDLSTFEHVDDFFLDSVLEDFPCVENLHKSFLYHENQSSNTNDAVQKDVAASGFVPCNSDSKDCLDIEARAIKILDPSEQSNGDKIMPEKLSLEECTLLGFEMLVAQFTEKTRICFRDALFRLAKNTKQHAVEDLDGDLNMHQEMPHSVYNETMRSVDKKPMESETNIVDRAVANLMFNKMEINILDIPFTALVNMKREATGSKVLQEQSSKALDVTQKSHSPQPEKLPAHA